A region of Toxorhynchites rutilus septentrionalis strain SRP chromosome 1, ASM2978413v1, whole genome shotgun sequence DNA encodes the following proteins:
- the LOC129768687 gene encoding uncharacterized protein LOC129768687 isoform X2 gives MEHSGTNADTITHATVRRPSSIIVPHRIYSQQPYLSTARRERSDHNTGDEGVVAASESFYPSFLRNSRHNFQPSEADRYKIASTGRAKYADTILGSGDFGVLKGGTFYQDNDPPLRSYYNDFFGLNINNHNGHQRPFASPLIQKIRYPSDSLDPFSNFRDFADINVSNDAGQYSEFFVVYANNNSNLLHVGNKDEETTHNEKHVQNIKDQLDLIDKEISIENKLSKLSKSKTKLAKFKKQTCKKCLKGRPNMASSTTSNPQSDKDFMLALS, from the coding sequence ATGGAGCATAGTGGAACTAATGCCGATACAATAACCCATGCTACTGTAAGGCGTCCCTCATCGATAATTGTCCCACACCGGATTTATTCTCAACAACCCTACCTGAGCACAGCAAGACGCGAAAGGAGTGATCATAATACTGGCGATGAGGGTGTTGTTGCTGCTTCAGAAAGTTTCTACCCATCTTTTCTACGAAACTCAAGACATAATTTCCAGCCGTCTGAGGCAGATCGATATAAAATAGCATCCACTGGGCGAGCGAAATACGCAGACACAATTTTGGGTTCTGGAGATTTTGGCGTTCTTAAAGGAGGAACTTTCTACCAAGATAACGACCCGCCATTGAGATCTTACTACAACGATTTCTTTGGGCTGAATATAAACAATCATAATGGCCACCAACGCCCATTCGCTTCGCCGCTTatacaaaaaattcgttatCCTTCCGACTCATTGGATCCGTTCTCTAACTTTCGAGATTTCGCCGATATCAATGTTTCTAATGATGCAGGCCAATACTCAGAGTTCTTCGTCGTATATGCCAATAACAATAGTAACCTATTACATGTAGGGAACAAAGATGAAGAAACAACTCATAACGAAAAACATGTACAGAACATTAAAGATCAACTTGACCTTATCGATAAAGAGATTAGCATAGAAAATAAGTTATCTAAACTAAGTAAATCAAAAACGAAACTAGCTAAATTTAAGAAACAAACGTGTAAGAAATGTTTAAAAGGTCGACCGAACATGGCATCAAGTACAACATCAAACCCACAATCTGACAAAGATTTCATGCTAGCTTTAAGCTAA